Within the Miscanthus floridulus cultivar M001 chromosome 2, ASM1932011v1, whole genome shotgun sequence genome, the region CCGTCGCCGCCGAGGACGAGGAGGCCGGGCCCGTCCCCTGGGGCAATGCAGTAGGCGAAGCGCAGGGTGCCAGTCTGCGTCACGAAGGACAGGCTGCCCCGGTTCATGCCGAGGAGGCCCGTCGCCGCCTCCGAGGAGTTGGTGGCGGCGTCGTTGCCGTTGGCCGTGGTGGACGAGTAGGAGGTGATGCAGCCGAAGAGCGCGCGCACGGGCGGCGCGCCGCCGAGGAGGAACGTGTCGGCAGCCAGGACGCCGTCGGCAGACGAGGCGTCGGCGTAGGAGAGGGACACGCGGCAGGAGTTGGACGGCGGCCCGGCGCAGAACGGCGGGACGGGGAGGTCGCGCCCGCGCCACTGGCACTCGGGCGACGAGCAATGCGCGGCGGCGTACGTGGACGACGCCGACCCGTTGAACGCTCCCGGAGCCCGTGGCGGTGCGGACGCGGACGGCACGCGGCTCCCGTTGCAGAGCAGCCAGGAGAGCTCGCTGCCGGTGTCGAGCACCATCGTGACGTTCTGCGGCGGCGCGCCCACCGCCACCGGCACGGTCAGGCTGACGTCGTGGCGGAACCGGAGCCTGTTCGCTGGCGGTGCCTGTGTAGGCGCCAGCACCAGCTGCTGCGCCCTCAGCGGGAGAACTGCCCCCCCGAACCTGGCCTCTCTGCACGCCGCCTCCGCCCCGTGGGCAAGAAGAGAGAGGCAGAGGAGAAGGATCGGCTCCATGGCAAATGTCATGCAGTCACTCTGGACTCTCCGTTTACTCTCACCGCTGACTGGTCGTCACTAACTGGCTCCGCCTTCGTACTTATGTCAGCGTCTCTTTTCCACCGGCATTCGTACGAATCACGTGTCAGCGCTTTTCGTCTGGTTCGGTGTATCCGCAGCAGTACTCTAAACCGCGTCACGTTGCATTGTGTCACATCTCGCTTCTTCACAGCATCGAATGCTCGTTTCCTCTATTCTCCCATCCGATTCTGCGATGCAGCGGTCGGCGATCTCATCAATACAAGTACTATAACCCCATGGACACGGCTGTCCGTCCAGGTGACCAGGTGGCGCAGCTGGAGCTTCTGGGGGCTGGGGCTCCCGCGCTCCCGATTTGCCGTCCATCATCGGGGAGTTTTGGAGGCGAGCGAGTGAGTGGCTTTCAGTTTCAGGGCAGCTGCCTCGCTAAAGATGCCCGGGCCAGGCACGGCCTGATCGGGCTCGGGTCTTTTTGGCCCGCCATACCACCGGGCCATGCCTGAACAGTTCACCGTGCCTGGTGGACGGCCTAGGCACGGTCCGTGGGCCGAAtatcgggccgtgccagcccgttgAGCCCGCGGCCCACTGGTCCATCGGGCCAGCCCATAGCCCGTTACACAGTAAACACCATATTTCAAAGCAAGCCTAGTTTGAACCAAACTAGCCTGTTCTGTTTTCTTCTTGCATGAGAGCATATGTCTTTTCAAATGACCAGTGCCATTAGCAGATTTACCAGACAAACGAGACTTACAAAGCTTACAAATAGCAACAACACGTACCTCACCGTCCACTGTCTCTATGATTTCATCAAAGTTAGCCCAGACAGGGGATCGGCGCTTACTAGTGGTGGACGAAGCCAGAGATGCTGCATCGCTGGTGGCCGCAGCACTAGCCGCTGCATCGTCTCGGTTGGTCGGAGCAGCACTCCTACCGAACAAGAGATGAGCAGCATCTCCCATGTCGTCTTCGTCATCGAGGATCTGCCCTGTGGCCCTGAGCTCGTCGTTGATGGTTGGACCATCGTCACCATCAGCGGACTGAGCCGGCCATGGCAGATGGCACCCACCCAACCGACACCGTCCCTCAACGCCTCCTGCGGCACCAGCTACACACCGGCGACCTGCGAACCAAAAACACCGAGAAATGGATTAGGGTTCGTGTGATTGCCtactagatctagggttagggttagaggtACTTGCCTGCATGGAGACGGAGCCCGGCACCGGAGAAAtggaaaagaagacgaagacgagACGGAGAAGAGGGGGGAGACAAAAGGAGATCCCAAGATCCGgtcagagagagatagagagtcaAACTAGTCAGAGAGGTAGGGAGGAAGAAGTGAGACGAGGAGGGGGGGGAGAGATCAGAGAAGAGGAGATCTCAACATCCGGCGTCGGTAGCAGTAGCCTGGGAGGTGGACGACGGCAGCGGTAGCCTGGGAGGTGGTCGACGGTGGGCGGCGGGCGGCGACCGGCGGCGAGGcgaggtggggattagggttagggtttcagagCTCAGAGGCGAGGGTGGCGGGCGAACGGCTGCGGGCGCGGGCGGAGTGAGGGAGAATGGCCGAAGGTGGGGGTCCGTCGGGGCAGGGGGCTTATATAGCCCCTCCAGTTGCCGGGCCTCCACCGGGCCGGCCGTTGTAaaacgggccgggccgggccgcggCCTCAGCCCAAGCCCGGCCTACTATGGGCTTTGGGCCGGCACGGGCCCGGTTAGAGTTCGGGCCGTCCCGTGCTCAGGTCGGGCCCAATAACCGTGCTTTGGGCCGGGCCTTTGGCCCACGGGCTGCATGCACATCTTTTATGCCTCGCCATGATTTCTCGTTAGATTTGTCGAAAAGACCCTTTCGCATTCGGTGCAGCGCGCGCCAGTTCATCCTGCCTGCGGTTGAGAAACCCGTGGTCGACAGCTGGAGAGTGGACACCTACCAATACAGTGAGTGCAACCACAGCCACAGGCCCCTCATCTTCCTGTGCTCCCCCTCCCCTCCTGTTGGTCTGCTGAGAAAGTCTACTATTTTGCCCGTCGGGTTTCCAGTTTCTCACAGCAGCTGTGGCCTGTGGCGGTGCCGGTGAAGGGGGCTTGCCGCCGCGGCGCAGCCTGGTGGGTGATCCCGGAAGCCACGGCCACGAGCCAGAGTGCCAGACGGTGATGGTGACTGCCGGTGCTCTCAGCTGCACCGCATGTGACGTGCTCTGCCCCGCCCTGCCTCTGCTTGACCCGGGCATCATGCGGGAATGACGCAGCATTTCTTACGAACGAACCATTGGACCTGCAGGCTGCCGGCGGCTTTTTTACTTTTACCAAATTCCGATACGTTAAGGGAAAGTAACAGGCACTATGGCAAGCACGGTACGACACAAACATGTGGGCCAATTGAGAGTTCTGACGTGAAATGTGCGGACATGCAGCTTGTTCGCTCGTTAATTTCAGTAAGGGCTTATCAGTCAGTTAATAATGttttttttcttacaacaaaCTAGCACTATTTAGACTTATCAGCTTAGAAACCGACCAGCGAACATGCTCATGAAAAAGGCAGTGAGTGGTATACTAGTATCATGAGAAAAGCCACGCAGAGAGAAATGTGCGGAACATTCACACCTTTTCATCGCCGCCTCGCCGGTGCTTCTGAAATTTGGCCAGATGGACTCGTCGGACAGGCAGATTCCAAGTAGCAAAATGGGCAAAATGCTATTCATGCATCATTCTACTGTACAGACGTGGGCACGTGGCTCGCCGCTCGCACTCGAGCCTGTAACATCGCACTCAGTCAAAACGCTGCAACTATCACCAGAATCAGAATCTACACACGAGACGCTGGGTTCGTCGGATTCAGTTTTGTTCTCGCAAATGATTAGCTTCTGCCGCTGGAGACATGTGTTGACCCGACACGAATGGCTATTCCGCTTCTTTTTGAAGCGATCATCATGCACACACCTGGCACACCAATCATGCACAACTGAAGGGCTCTGTTCGCAAGAGCTATAAGCTAGAATCAGCCTTACTTTTTCAAATATGGAATAAtgttttttctctcgcaacaaattagCCACAGCAACCATAAATCCTGCCAAACAGCAGCCAACAGCagcaatcagcctgttcggcaggccgtatcgtatcgtggattatttactgctggctggtttggtgtgagagaaaaacactgttcccggctggaaatttacgatcgtttacgagcaagcgaacaggctgaataaggCGGGTGCCAGACTGCCGGTGGAATAAGATAACATCGCTTGTGCAAATCATCCAATCCCCTTCTGCTCCAGGAGCACACTGGATCTGCACGGCAGGAACACTTATGCCCAAGCATTCTTTACGTTCTGATTGTTCAATCCTGCAGCACTGTTTTGAGACAACTACACAATGAAGCACTCAATCTTGGAACCAACAAAGTGGAGTAGGCTTTCGGAAAACATGGAGCCTCACCACAGCAGTAAGGACTCCGCAGGACCATTGCTTCTGAAGCAACTACTATAATTACAACACAAACCACTGGATCGAGTGCACTGTATTATGAGGTTTGGCAGCCGTCAAATTTCTGCGAGGAGCGCACCGAAACATGGAGCGGCGGCCGTGCTGCCAAAAACTGAGTCCATTGCACAGAAACCTGGAACTGGAAGAAAGTTCATCTCTTAGCTTATCACAAATATTCTTGCCGGGAAGGTATACAGAACATCTGATTACTCCAGCACTCTGTGTGATACAGATTTTTCACATAAAACGAAAAGAAGGCAATCTTTCCCAATGCTTCGTAAAAGTCAGGAATGGGAATAAAGCATCGCACTGTGAGCAGTTATTAGAGTTAGGATGCTCATTCGGCGGCAGTCCTTTTCGTCGAGCACTAGTGATGCGCCAGAACACTGAAAGTTCTCCACGACCAGGACCACCACCAATAGATTCCAATGAACTGAGCCATCCTGCCAAATGTTTCCCTGATAGTTAAGCCAGCCTAGGTACCTAACAGACGGTCCTTACCTCGAGTGAAGATGAGCACCCATGATGGTTGAGAAAGGCAAGGCGATTTTCTCACTGTAGATGGGCTCAAATGGGTCCGGTCCTTCTTGACCTGATAGCTGTCTTCCAATCTTCGTCACCATGTTTGTTCATCACCATGGCCAACGCAGCATAAATGGAAGGTTGCGCGAACAGTAGGCTGTTGAATCAACCGACATTCAGAGATGTTGATTGCTCAACAACCAAGATAATACATCATCTTAATACAGATAAAAAAAACTGCTACATTAGGGCGTAACTGAGTGTGCCATAAAATGCTTATGGATGGACAATTCGATAACGATGCATAAGCAAAATCTGGTAGGGTAATATTCCTACCGACGGATGCCCCCGCATCGCCATACACTGTACTGTTGTACTGTGACAGCCTAAAAAATAAATGACCATCACCCTTGTCAGCTGGACTGCTGGAGAGCCCTGTGAAAGGTAAGCATATCACAAGGACCACTGAAATTCTTCATTGTCAACCTGCAGGCATGAGAAGCATGGGGGGTAATCATCATGAAAAGCATACAGCAGTTCCCTCCAGAAAATATGCCATTAGCAACAGATATACATAACGTAGACTAACATTTCTGGAACAATTAAGCTGGAAGAAAGCAGCAAGACAAAGAACCACGGTTCAAAGGGTAAAGCAAACAGCTGAGAAGTTAAAAAAAGAATATGAGTCACAGGATATGGGTGATTACTCAGGGGAAACAATAAAAAGAAGGGAAGTCAAATAACTAGTTAGGATCCGTGGTCAGTTATTAGCC harbors:
- the LOC136540181 gene encoding aspartic proteinase PCS1-like, with amino-acid sequence MTFAMEPILLLCLSLLAHGAEAACREARFGGAVLPLRAQQLVLAPTQAPPANRLRFRHDVSLTVPVAVGAPPQNVTMVLDTGSELSWLLCNGSRVPSASAPPRAPGAFNGSASSTYAAAHCSSPECQWRGRDLPVPPFCAGPPSNSCRVSLSYADASSADGVLAADTFLLGGAPPVRALFGCITSYSSTTANGNDAATNSSEAATGLLGMNRGSLSFVTQTGTLRFAYCIAPGDGPGLLVLGGDGAALSAPQLNYTPLIEISQPLPYFDRVAYSVQLEGIRVGAALLPIPKSVLAPDHTGAGQTMVDSGTQFTFLLADAYAPLKGEFLNQTTALLAPLGEPDFVFQGAFDACFRASEARVAAASQLLPEVGLVLRGAEVAVGGEKLLYRVPGERRGEGGAEAVWCLTFGNSDMAGMSAYVIGHHHQQNVWVEYDLQNSRVGFAPARCDLATQRLGARA